The Camelus bactrianus isolate YW-2024 breed Bactrian camel chromosome 11, ASM4877302v1, whole genome shotgun sequence genomic interval CACAACATCCACACAGAGGAACACCCCTGTCCGGCCCACGCCAGGACTGCAGTGATCAAGGACGGGTCCTGTAACGTGGCTCTTCCTCACATAACGAACATACTTTATGAAACCTTCTGCTGAGGCAGGAGTGCCATGGTCTGGCCACTTGGTGAACTGCAAGTGTTTTACAAAGTGACTAGTTTCTGtctgttgggggtgggaggtggggagggtaagAGGGAGTAAGGGAGAGAGCGTgaaagaggggtggggagagagagagcagaaaaggggagagaagaagAGATTTCTCAGCTTTTTGTATTAGagattttatattaatttctaatatgccagatataataataataatgactacATCgatatgttaataaaaataagaatactaaCAGGTAACAGGAACTGAGCACTTAacaatgtgccaggtactgtgctaaggaCTTGACacatattagctcatttaaccTGCACATCAGCCCTGGGGAACAGGCACtatgttatcctcattttacagatgaaaaagtaAGAGCAGGAGTGACTGACAGATGCACTCTAGCTCAGGAGGCTCACAGGCTTAGAGCTGGACAATAGGGTAGGCCCTCCAGATCAACACTACCATTTTCCTTCTGCACCAAGAATCCAAACGCTTAGAGTGAAAGATGAGCTCACATGTTAGGAATAAGATAGAAAAGTAGTCTACCTTGGCTTATATGTCATGATACTAAATTTAATTAGAATAGGTAGGTGTTGTCAAGTTGGGTCAGGTTGGTGAGTGGCGGGGGGCAATCTCCTCTGGCGATGAAGACAGGGTGGTTAATGACCATGTGAATAGACTTTGGTCCCAACTCTTGTGCTGAGTCCCCTGAAAATGGGGTCATGGAACTCTCCTCAGGGTCAACAGATAAAGCACTCTGAGTTTACCCATCATCCCCTCCAGAGGGCTCACCCTTTCCCCAGGGTGGAGCCCTCATCTTACTTCACTGGGTACCCTTGTGAAAAAACTCTGGGCGGGTTTCTCACtccttctctgcttctccctAATGCACCTCTTTTTCCTAAGttccaaacagaaaatcaagTATGAATCATTCGTATATGAAACTGGATGAGGAAAACAATACTTGAAAATCTTGTGAAGGCACCAAGTTGAGGACAGCGCTCATCCCATCACATAGCTCAGGGATTAAATCTTTCCTGCCCCTGCTGACCCCTGGGAAACTGAACAAAGGTGGGCCTCGCCGCTTTCCTGAGCCAGTGCCGTGAAGACAGAACCCATGATTCAGATTCTCCAAACATAAACCCCGTGGTTCTGAGGCTCGTGGGCCTCAGTCCAAAGGCCACCATCCTAGACCCCCTTGCCAAGGCTCCACAGGTGGACCCGAGCATTTGCATCCTTGCAGACAGatcatctctctgtgcctcccatCTGGCCTGTGTTCTCCAAGCATGCTGTCCTTCTCTCATCGCACGCACTACATGTCACCTGGAAGTGGTGTCTTCCTTCCTCACCAGATGTAAGTACTCTAAGATGGAGACTGTATCTGCtttctatctgcagcacctggCACAATACTTGGTTAATCAGAGGGAATCAACAGTATTAGGGGAGCGAGGGGCCGGGCAAATCCCCAGGCATACAGAGCAAGCACAGTGCTTAGCACTAGCAGCAAGCTCCCCACCAATGTCAGCCATTATTATTCTCAGCCTCCCTGGTCACTGCTCTGTGCTCTGATCCTCCCCATGCCCCTCAGTTTcacctcttccctcccaccctaCTCTTCTGTCTCTTCCATGTCTCCCTTTGCACTCAGGCCCCCATCCTACAGTAAACTCTTGGAAACCCTCATCACTTCCCTAAATGCTTCTTCCACTTCCTTGCCTTGCCTCCCATGACACTGCACTCCGCAGCCCTCTCTAATCCAGCCCACCTGTCCTCCTGTGCGCCAGGTACCACAGAGCGTAGAGATTAGGTTGCAGACTCCCTACTGTCCAATGCTATTTCCAATTCATTATTCCTCCTCCTGGTACAAAAACTCCTCTTCCTTTTGAGTGTCATACCTCCTAGCTCCATCTTCTCATTGCTATCATCCAGTGGCTAAACCTCCCGGTTCATCTGCCACGTTCACCAGAGATGCTGCCTGTCTCCTGACGACAGACTCTGACAGGGCAAATTCAGGATCTCAACAGCCCAGCACACACTCTAACCTCACATCTTTACTTCTCTCTTGCAAAGGGGACCATTCCTTTCTTTCAGTCTTCACACTGATGATCATGCATTGGACTTACCACCACTATACTGTCTAGTATCAAAAACCTCTCAGTTCTTAAATTCCAGCACCATTTTCTGAGCAGGAGCTCATATGCTACCACCTCACTTGTGCTGCACTTCACCTCAAATGTGTCCCAATTATCTTCATAATAAAGTTCGTGCTCCTGAGCTGAGATCCAAGATAGTTCCCTGCCTATTTTCTGTAGCCTCCTCTCAGCCCTCATTACCCCCTGGCATTGCGATTTTACATTCCAGAAACACTTCACTACTTACATGTCTCTCTACATATCCCATGCTCTTTTACACCTCGGCCATCTACTTcctctttccatctttctcaCTTGGGCGATTCTCAAtccagatgtcacctcctctagAAAACCTTTCCATAAAACCCAAGTAGAGCTAAGTACGTCCCTCCTGAGCCCCCAAAGCACCCCATACAGATCTCAGTATTACCACTGAGCAGAGGAACTGAAAGTCCAGGGAGCACACTGAACTCTCCACTACTCGGTGTGGAGCCGTAGCGCCTGGCACTGTGATCATCAGCATTATCTTAAggactcaatatatatatatatatatatatgtcacacTCAGCAGAAGCAGCCGAAGTACAGCCCAGGATTAGGCAACTTCCAAGAGTAGCTCTCAACTGCCCTAACATCTCTCCAGAGTTTGGTTAGGCAGAAATAGAAGTGGTGTTGTCTTACTTTCTGGTACCAGGGAGAAGTAAAAACaagttactttaaaaagtatCCCCAGCTATATCCCACCCTACTTCTAACTGCTCCTCCTGACACGTGTgcttatataatgaaatatatatctCTAAATagatgagttttttttaaaacttacggACTTCCTGACAACTTGAAATATTCGAACGACAAAATTCTGAAGTATCTGGTAGTTCTCCAGGAAGACACGACAGCTTTTCAATTCCAAAGGCTTCTTCGTAGAAATGGGCCAGTAATGGTGGCATTCGATAACTCCATCTTCTACCTCTCTGGTTATCATGACAATAACATTAAGAGTTATTTTCCAAAGTCATCTGCCAAAAGTCATCTGTGGTACCTGGCAGTGGTCCTTGGGTAGTGATATAGTAGTACTCTTCTCCAGAATTGACTATTTTAATGTAACTAGCATTGATGCAGTCCTTGTTTTCTCTGAGAAGAACACGTGTTGAATCATCtattacaaaaacagaaacatctgATGGGTAAAGAAGAAGTGGGAGATGCCATACACCCAGATTTCATGGAAGCATTTCACATGAGTACATCCATGTATCTCTTTGACCAATAGAGAAGATGGCAtcagagtttcttttcaaaatgGTTACTTCAGTCCATGAACTTAAATTTTTCCCTCCTGAAAACCTACTGGTATGGCTTAAGGAATATACAGTTAGGATAAGTTAGTTTTGTTTAAAACCCAGTTTCTACTAAACAGAGAAGGATGCCACCAAAATCCAGACACTTTGAGAGATTGCTGTTATATATGGCATAGGTAGGATTAGGCCAAGGGAGGTACCTCCTATCCTGTAACTGAACACAGCAAAGGGGGAGAGCTCTGAGGAagcaagtgaatgaatgacaatCTCCTACAAATCCAGAGAACATGTGAGCCCAGAGCAGCAGGggccgggggggtgggggggcgggagAAAAATACTCGGGTAGCTGATCAGATACAAATGCTAGGATTACTGGAATTCTACCAGTGGCCCCCACACAAGGCAGTCATCTTTTATGTTCATTCGCAGCCTTCACCTGGTGAAGTGGCATGCTAATCAGAGTAAAGGTATTGTGATAAAAGGATGCCTCAAAGTAGTGAATTTGCTCCAGGTAACATGGGGCTCATCTAACATGAACTATTAGAACAAATATGAGGGGGAAACCCAACTACTTGGCTCTCTAATAAACTCCACTGGCCCAGGAGCTCTTTCTTCACTTTACATGGACATCTGGGGCTCTGGTTCCACCACTGCTCCCACAGAGAGAATAAAAGGAGGGTCCTTCCTACCACGCAGTGGTCTCACCCATAGTCCTTCCCTGCTACTCAAGGTACTCAGCCCACTTACCCAGCAAATACGCTATGACCAAGATCACTGAACAGGGCGTACACAATTTCTGATAGAACCTTTTTCAAATTCCAAAATACCAAACAGATATCTCCTCGTAAATGTGAATAAACAGGAAAAACAGTTACTAGATATACAAAGATATCCAGCACTTCACAAAAGGAGACCATTCTGAGAAATCATAGCAAATGTCCTCCTTTTTATAAGAGggaagaatgtttttaaaaactcctatttgtattttaaatgaaatctaagcaaacattattttattattgaaaaggATGATATACATGTGTTTATTGATataaatttgttaaattattCAATTACAAAGGAGGTAAAAGAGCATTAAAGTAAGATctttcatcatatatatgtatgtacatatacatatatatcatatataaacgTACATTAAAAAACTTGGCAAGTATTTATCAAAATGCTAGCAGTGGCTACTTTATCATCCAAAATTTTTTAGAGTGAACATGTACTATTTTGCAGAAGAGAACAATTTTTTATGATCAAAAGGGAGATTcgatatgtgaaaattaaacaatataaataataaaagcttGCTTTCAAATAAAAACCATTGTTACTCAATTAAAATCCCTAAAGTGAGAAGTGAACAGAAAAGCAAATTAGTGATTTAGAAAATTGGCTTAAGGAAGTTCAccagaactcaaaaaaaaaaaaaaaaaaaggtgaaaaaatgaCAATAATTATGAAAATGCTAAAGGATGCTGAGCATATAACAGGAATACATAAAAGGAATTTCAGAAACAAAATTCAGAACACAGGCATACTTTGGAGATGCTGCGGGTGCAATTTCTGGACCACCACAAGAAAGAGACTATTGAAATAAGTGagttacatgaattttttttgttcccagtgcatataaagaTTAtattatactgtagtctattaaatgtgcaataacattatgtctaaaaagcaatattttaattaaaaatattttattgctaaaaaagactagccatcatctgagccttcagcaagttgtaatcattttgtaatagtaacatcaaagatcactgatcacagataactataacaaatataataataatgaaaaagtttgaaatattgcaaaaatTGCCAAAATGTGAGGAAATGCTCTTGGGAAAATGGTGCTGATGGATTAGCTCTaagcagggttgccacaaactttcaatttgtaaaataagTACAAAAGCATAGCATTAAACCACCAGGTACGCCTGTATTTAGCAGGGAAGAAATAACTCAAGTGGTCACAGGAGAAGAGTCCCccaaacaaaagagaaagtatTAGAATTTAGTGCAAATATGCAGGCCAGCGCCAAGCAGCGTCCTGAGGAACCCTTATTCAAAGAGGCTGAGTAATTTGTTCTGTATTACACAGCAATTCCTCTAGACTCCACAGTCCACAAATAATTCCATGATCTGCTTCCCTTCAAGGAAGACTCAAGTTTGCAGATGGAAAAGCCCTACCAAGTGCCAGATGACACTGATGAAGACAGCCTAAGACCTTGAGACCAGCAGAGCATAAGGTTGCAATGACAGGAGGTGAAAAATGTGCTAATCACTAGAAGTTACAGTAAGTGGGGCCACTCCCATTTCCAGCCCTTGATTCCTGATTCCTGGCTATGGCAGAAACAGCATCATATACTGGACACTAATTTGGAGCAAATAACCTCCCAGAGAAcactgccccagccctgtgaggTACTGCCACCTCACTGGCACTGCAACTGAGTCTCCAAAAGGCCACTCCACTGCTCTGTCAAGCCAGCTGCCTCAGGGTTACGAGGAAAATGTGAAGGCCAGTGAATTGCATCACCATGAGACCCTCAAAGTGAATTCCTTAATCAGAAACAAGGCAGTGTGGACTACCTTGATGGTGGATAAGGCATTTTGCAGGTCCGCACATGGTAGATTTGGTAGAACCCTATGTGTGGGGAAGGAAGATCCACATCCAGTGTCTATTTCAGGATAAAAAAAGCACTGTTCCTTCTATGACAGAAGCAATCCAATGTAATCAACCTGCCAAAAAGTGCCAGACTGGGTCTCAGTCTTGGTCTCTGCTGCTGGCAGATGGGGCTCTCGACAGTGGCCACAGGAAGGTCAGCCCTGGAGAGTGCAAGTCCATGTCGATGAGCCCATGCACAGCCTCTGTTCCTGCCAGCATATTGACTTTGTTCATAAACCCACCGGGTGATGAAGGGGATGGCTGGGAAAGAGGCCGACTAGTATCCACAGAATAGGTCATCCTATCCAGTTGATTATTCAAACCTCTTCTTAAATCATACTTTGATGAGCATTCACAAAGGACACAAATATCTTCATGATTTTTTGCCCTTTCAGAGAGATctatacacatttatatctccCAGATCTCCTTGTGATCAACTTTCCAATCATGTTCCTTCCAAGTCCCTGGCCATCCAGCTAAACAACTGACTACAGCCCATGAATTAGTAAAGATTTGTACCTCTGGCCATTTCTCCtttcaagaaaaatgaacaagcaaGTGCTTTGGTCAAAGTGCTACCAACTGGGAGGACTTCCCTTCACCACTGTCCCCCAAAAAAGGGGCTGCAGTGCAGCTGCTGTCCGCTTTCAGGTGGTGCCTGCTTATCATGCAGAACCATCTGGAAACCAGGTCCCAGTTTCCTCTTCCTCAGTCAACTGATCATAGGGAACTCGTCATGAGGCCACAGGTGCAGGCTGGGAAAGAGAAGGTAACGTAGCAGGAGAAGGGACCCTGGGCATTTTGGTCACTTCATGTAACTACCTTGTACCCTCAGAGCCTGCTCAAGCCCGAC includes:
- the PTPN20 gene encoding LOW QUALITY PROTEIN: tyrosine-protein phosphatase non-receptor type 20 (The sequence of the model RefSeq protein was modified relative to this genomic sequence to represent the inferred CDS: deleted 1 base in 1 codon), whose protein sequence is MTLENNSNVIVMITREVEDGVIECHHYWPISTKKPLELKSCRVFLENYQILQNFVVRIFQVVRKSTETSHFVKHLQFTKWPDHGTPASAEGFIKYVRYVRKSHVTGPVLDHCSPGVGRTGVFLCVDVVFCAIERNFPFNTMNIVGQMREQRYRMIHTKEQYTFWYKIVHEILHKLLTLK